TTAATAAAGGCCGGATGCTGCGCATCGCGGAATATAGTCGCGACTGTCTCGTAAAACTCCGTGAGATGACGGACATCCAATATGAGGGTCGCCAGAAGGGCCTGATCCAGCTCTTCCGCACACAGGCGCAGATTGATCATGCGCAGGAGGATATGCGGCTTCTTGCAGAAAATGGCGTGCCCCATGATTTTCTGTCAACGCAGGAAATCCTGACCCATGAGCCCGGGCTTGAGGGCGCGCGCGCGCGCCTGATGGGCGGGTTACGCCTGCCGGGTGATGAAAGCGGCGACTCCTTTCTTTTCACGAAGCACCTTGCGGAGAAAGCGGCGGCGCGCGGCGTCAAATTTCGGTTCCGTGTGCAGATTGATGCACTCGACGCGGCCTCTGACGCGATATATGGCGTGCGCACCTCCGAGGGGCGTCTGACGGCCGATGCGTATGTCCTGGCCACGGGAAGCTACGCGCCGCGCTTCCTCAAGCCGCTTAACATTAAAATACCGGTCTATCCGGTCAAGGGCTATTCTCTGACAGCACCCATAACCGACCCGACATGTGTTCCGACGGCGACGGTCAATGATGAGACCTTCAAGGTCGCGATTACGCGGTTCGATCAGCGCGTGCGGATCGGCGGCACGGCGGAGCTGACAGGTTACAGGACTCAGCTTTCCGCAGATCGCCGGGCGACGCTTGAGCGTTCTTTTTCCGAACTTTTCGGCGGGGCTGATTTACGTCAGGCAACATACTGGACGGGTTTGCGCCCCTGCACGCCGGACGGAACGCCCATTATCGGACCCGCAGGGCGTTACCGCAACTTATGGCTCAATGCCGGCCACGGCACATTAGGGTGGACGATGGCATGTGGTGCGGGCCAATTACTGGCGCATCGAATCAGCGGGAAGAAAACGGAGATTCCTGCCTTGGATCTCTCAATCGATCGTTACTCAGCCTGATCAACTAACCACCGTTCCTATCTGGCGCTTGCCGAAACGCGTGTGACGACGCGATTGCGCGCTGGTGGGTCGTGCGACGCTTCCGCCTCTTAAAAAGGCCGAAGCACGCCGCGGGCGCCTTATCCTGGATCAGCCGAACTTTGAGAACGCATCATGGCGCGTGAAAAGAAATCTATATTGCTTTGAGAGGTAATCGCGTCCTATCATTGCGTATTAATTAATAATATGTTGCATTAAAAAATATTTTTATCGTTTACGTGATTATTATTTAGGATAATTTTTGTCAAAAAAAGACTTCGTTCCACGTTTTAACAAAACTATTCCATTTTTATATTGATTTAAATGGTCGCCATGGGATCAAAATAATTTAACAATCAATTTCACGAAGCAGGATGCCCATGGATAATTTGCTGCCGCCCCCATTCCAGTCCGCGCATCCCCATTTTGATGAGCCATCAACTACTTCGCCGCTCCCGCAGGCCGTGACGGATTTCCGCGCGACATCCGCCCCAGTTAATCCGCCTGACGCCGGGGTGCGGCATGACGTCCTGCCTGCCGCGAAGGGCGGCACACCCGTGCTGGACGTCATCGCGGCACGTCAGCAGACGGCGGATTATTTATGGAACGTGACAGGCCCGGAAACACTGCTGGCCGCAACTCACCTTGCGTCAGCGCAGTCCCCAATGTCCGGTCATCCGATTACGTCATCTCTGGCCAGTGCGGGCAGGGGAGCGTCGGAATTCTTGGCGAGCAGCGCCCTGACCGCCGGCCCCGCAGCCTCGCTTTTGAAACCGGCCTCATCGGCGCTCACCTTTCTGACAGGTGACACTGCTTTGATGCAGCCGGTAACAAAACCCGTCACAGCGCCAGAACACGCACCCGCCGCCGATCACGCGACGTTGATCACGCTCAATGACGCGTCTGACCTGCAATCCCGGCCTTGAAGCTGTCCTCTTACGGTATGAACCTTGGACCGATTTGGGAAGCGGCGCCGGGCGGAGGGTGGACAACAGGTGGCGGTGACGGTGGATGGAATATCAGCATCGGGCCGATCAACCCCGTCATGCCGGGCTATTATCCCCCGCTCGTCAGGCTCCCTTCCCCCGCAGAGGTGCGCTGGAGCGACGCGCATTCACCCAATGCGATGGCCGCTTACGGCAATATTTTCCGCGATGTCTTTGGTCGCAACGCGTCAGATGTTGATCTGAATTGGGCCGCCCAGCAGGTCGGCAATGGATGGACGTTAGAACAATATCGCTGGGATCAGTCGCACACTAATACGGCCCTTAATATTTATCGCGGCGTTTTCCGCGATGTTCATGGACATGACGCGGCCCAGGTGGACGTTGATTTCGCGTCACAGAAAATCATCCATGGCGCGTTTCTTCAACAATATCGCTGGGATGAGGCCCATAATGATGAGGCCCTCGGGCGGGAATATAAAGCGGTTTTCAGAACCGTTCATGGTCGAGACCCGGTCCAATCTGATCTGAACTTTGCCGCAAAGCGGATCGGTACCGATACGTCTCTCGATCAATATCGTTGGGATGAAGCGCATAGCGACTATGCGCACGGCAATTACGCAAAACTCTTTAAAGATATTCACGGACGCGACGCAACTGCCGCCGACATTGATGACGCCGCGAGGCGCATTGGTACGGACACATCCTGGCAGCAATATCGATTGGAGGAGGCGGGCAGTGCCGATGTGCTTGCAAGCATCCTACGATCTTACCAGCGGATATATATGCATGGCACATCTTCTGCCGAAATTGACGCCATCGCGCAGAAAATCGCCGATGGCGCATCCTGGCAGCAATATTGGAAGGACGAGGCAAACAGTCCCTCCGCACGTGCGGGTTATGCGAACGCCTATAAAACATTCATGCGCATGACCCGTCTCAAGCCGATATTGATTGGGCCGCCGAGCAGATCAGCAATGGTTACTCCCTCAAAGATTATCGCACGATTGAGGCCCAAAACGCCGAGTCAACGCGCGTCATCACGTCTATCAGTGAGGAGATAAGTTGGCACAGCGCCGACAGAAGCGCAGCTCAAACAAGCGCGGTATGACCTGGGAGGCGGGTGGGGCCTCGATTACGTCAGGATCAAATTCGCCTATTCCCCCGAGACAGCAAATCGTCTGTCCAAACTTTATCACGACGCTGTCGCGGGCCTTGGTGACACGTATCGCGAGACCGTCACGGTCGGGCGCGAGGTATTCGTCAAAACGCTGCAGTATGCAGCAGCAAATAAAGAAATTATTTTCGAAAATATCGCCACGGCTTCCTTAGGAAGATGGATCCAGGCACGATAGCTAAATATCTCGTCTCACTCATCGTGCGTGAGGGCGTAGAGCTGATTTCGAATACGATATCCAGCAATACGTCTCATCAGCCGAAAATCACACTAAGGGAACCGACCCAGGATGGCGCGACCGTTTATTACCCGTCACCTTCCGTTGTGACGTTGCGGAAATATCTCGACGCTTACTTCCAGACCGATGAAGACGATCTTGTCGCGCACATCTCCTCCCTCCCGATTAATGAGCGCCTCCCTTATCTCAAGGAACTCACGGAAGCGACGGAGGAGGAACTCCAGACCCTACTCATTATGGCGAACGCCATCCCGGACGATCATTCGGCGGCACCACCGAAGGGGGAATGGTGGCTCCGACTCTTCGGATAATGGAAGTGGCCCGCCCGATGATGATAATAAGAATCTCGACAAATTCCCGAAGCTTGGCCAAAATGACGGCGGGCCCGGGACTTTTGAGAAAGCAAATGAGAGTTTCGGCAAAGAAGCCGCCGCTTATCAGGAACGCGTCACCGGCATACCGCAAGGAATGGCGTTCGTGTGCCGAAGGGGGATGGGACCTACGTTAAATTTGACGGCTATGACTCTAGAGCGCGATGTTTTGCAGGATGCGAAATATTATCGTAACTAACCGTTGCCGGGCATGAAGTTCAGTCGCGATTCCGTGATGACTCAGATCAGATCTCAAATCGACGCGGCGGATGGAACGGCAATCGAATGGATCGTCCCAAATCAAGATGTAGCCGATCGGATCTTGCAAGTGCTCGACGGGGCCCGTTTCGATTTCGACAACAATAATTTTAGTGTGAGGATTATGCCCTGATGGATAATTCACTTCTCATCCAAGCTGGAGGCGTTGACAAAATCCTGACCGCTCGAGAAAGCATCGCATGGAATCAGGCATTTCTCAGGTGTCTATGCGAAGAGACGCCGTGGACATCACCCTTTTCCGTTTGCGGAACAACCGCTCGACACGGCAATCTGAAGATTGAGGAAGACTTTTCCAATTTTCGAGGAAATGTCGCAACTCGCGCAGTCTGATTACAGAAAAGACGGATTTCGTAATGTAGGTAGGCCGGGTGCCCACCAACTCCTGCCAGATTCATATTCAAATATCGGATTCCATCTGAGCTACATAGATGATTACGGCGTAAAAAAATCGAAAGAACGTTGCTCATTATCAATCCTCTCGCCAGCTTACAGTGAAGGCATCAGTGCGCTGCGCGGGCTCGCTTTCGACTGCGATTTTTACGGTGCCGGAGAAGTGAATGCGGCTTGGCTCGAGAGTGAGGCGATTGATCGAATCACCTCACTCTTCGCGCAATCATTTATTTCCTGTATTTCCTTCCTGATTGTCACCAGCGTCATTTATCGGAGTTGCCGCACAGGTAAGTCGCTGTCAGGCGAAACGGTGTCGAATGAGAACGGCCCAATCATCGGCCCCATCACCTATTTCGGCAACCCCGCCGTCATTGACGTCCTTAAGGATGAGCCCGACATGCAGCCCTATGGCAACAGGCTCCTCCTTCGACTGACCGATGACATCGCTATGCCGAACGCCCTGAAATCGTCGCGCGCCTCCACGCCATTCGTCGCAAATTACAGGACGCGAGAATCAAGTCGCTTGAGCAGAGCATTAATCGCGCCGATTGGGGGTGCGACAGCTCCAGCGTCTTGCAAGGTGAGCCGGAGCGCTGGGAGCGCAGGACGGAAAATTGAGGCCATCCGTTGAATGGGTCTTGCGCGCATAAAGGCCCACCTCAGCGCAACCGCCTCATCACCCACAAGCCGCAGCGACCCAACCATGCGGCGCGCGCCACTTTCATGCCTTGACTGCGCCTGACCTCAACCGGCATCCATCTCGCCACAACCCTCACCCGCACAGTTCACAAAAAAAACGGGGCCCGCGCGGCCCCGTCCTTATGCATCGCGTTTCGCAGCTTTTACTGGGCGGCTGACGGCGCCGTTTTTTTCATATGGTGTCGATGGCGGTTTCCACATTTCTTGTGTTTGTGGCCCATCGCCTTGCAGTGCTTACCCATGTCTTTTTCACAGGATGGCGCGTTTTTCGCGCCTTGCTCACCCGCGATGTCCGTGCCTGGCGCCGCGGATGCCGGGGCTGCCGACATGCTGGCTGCCGGCTGGGCCGGTGCATCGGTGGTGACCTGCGCGAAAGCGAGAGCCGGCGCGCCCATCATGGCGCATGCCGACATAATGGTCAGAAAACGTCGATTAAAAACGGTCATGTTGACCTCCTTGTTGAAACGAGTCCGGTCACATGACCGGCCATGACAACGCACCGGAGCCCGGTGAGTGAGGTGACGCTAGCAGGGAAGAAAATAAGTCGTAAGCTACAAAATTATATTAAATCTCGCCCATGTCATCGTTTTGCAGCCGTTTTGCCACGATTTGAACATCTTTCTCTGTAAGCCGTGGATCAAACGGGACATGACCATCTGGAATTTTAACAGAAAGACAAAAAACCCCCGCCTTTCAGCGGGGGTTTTCCAGTTCGAGACTTCTCGATACCTCAATTTGACGATGTTGACTTCGCCATTCTTTTACGCTCATGCGGGTCAAGATAGCGCTTCCGTAGACGTATGGCGGAAGGCGTGACCTCAACAAGCTCATCATCCTCGATATAGGCGATCGCCTGTTCAAGGCTCATGCGACGCGGCGGGGTCAAAAGCAGTGCATCGTCCTTGCCGGCTGCGCGGATGTTCGTCAGCTTCTTTTCCCGGACAGCATTGACTTCGAGATCGTTCTCACGGGAGTGCTCACCGAGGACCATTCCCAGATAGATCTTCTCCCCTGCCTCAACAAACAGCGTGCCACGATCCTGAAGTGAGAAAAGCGCGTAAGCTGTTGTCGCACCATCCTCGGCAGAAATCAAAGAGCCATTCCGGCGCCCTTCAATATTGCCTGCATGTGGACGATAACCGGCAAAAAGGCGGTTCATGATGCCCGTGCCACGCGTATCGGTCAGGAATTCACCATGGTAGCCGATCAACCCGCGCGAAGGGATGAGGAAGGTCAGGCGTTGTTTCCCACCGCCGGAAGGCCGCATATCCTGCATGACGCCTTTGCGCAGCGACATCTTCTCAACCACGACGCCGGAATAGGGCTCATCCACATCCACCAGAACCTCCTCAAAAGGTTCCTCCCGCTCACCCGTTTCCTCATTGGTGCGGTAAAGGACGCGTGGGCGGCCAATTGTAAGTTCGAACCCTTCACGCCGCATCGTCTCGATCAGCACGCCAAGCTGAAGCTCTCCGCGCCCGGCGACTTCGAACGCCTCACTTTCCGGACTTTCCGTCACTTTAATGGCGACGTTTCCTTCCGTCTCCTCGAAGAGACGGTCACGGATCTGACGCGACGTGACTTTCTTGCCTTCACGACCGCCAAGCGGGCCATCATTGATTCGGAAGGTCATGGAGAGGGTCGGCGGATCAACCGGTGTGGAGGGAAGCGGGCTCTCCAGCGCGGGGTCGGCGATCGTATCGGGAATGGTCGCCTCAGACAATCCAGCCACAGCAATGATGTCACCGGCTTCCGCCTCATCAACTGGCACGCGCTCCAACCCGCGGAAGGAGAGGAGCTTTGTCAGACGACCTGATTCGATCACCTTACCATCCGGACGCAGCACGCGGACCGGCATATTCATCCGCGCGCGGCCCTGCTCAATCCGGCCTGTCAGGATGCGTCCGAGGAAGTTATCGCTCTCAAGGATCGTCGCGACCATGCCAAACGGCGCTTCCTTATCAAGACCCGGAGACGAGACATGGCGCAGCACAAGGTCAAAAAGCGGTGAAAGATCCTTGCGCGGGCCGTCCATAACGTCATCCGCCCAGCCCTGCCGCCCGGAGGCATAAAGCATCGGGAAATCCAACTGATGCTCATCCGCGCCAAGCGCCGCGAACAGATCGAAGATTTCCTCATGCACTTCATCGGGACGCGCATCGCTGCGGTCAATTTTATTGACGACAACGATGGGACGCAGGCCACGGGCCAAAGCCTTGCCCAGCACGAACTTCGTCTGCGGAAGCGCGCCTTCAGCTGCATCGACAAGGATGATGGCGCCATCCACCATGCTCAAAATGCGCTCAACCTCACCGCCGAAATCCGCGTGGCCCGGCGTGTCGATGATGTTGATGCGTATATCCTGCCAGACGACAGATGTGCATTTGGCAAGGATGGTGATGCCGCGCTCACGCTCCAGATCGTTACTGTCCATAGCCCGCTCGGCAACGTGCTGATTTTCTCGGAAAGAACCGGATTGTTTCAGCAGCTGGTCAACGAGTGTCGTCTTGCCATGGTCAACATGGGCGATGATCGCGATGTTGCGAATGTCCATAAGTGATTCCGAAAATGATCCGGCCCGATGTCAGGCGGAAATGATAAGGGCGCGCCCGCATCTTGCGAGTACAATGTGCCTGTCTTCTGCACAATTTTGCCTTTGAAAGCAAATGAAAGCCGCAAAAGCGAGGAATTTTCACGCGCCAGGCCGGGGCCGACCCCGTGGGCATCAACCTAGCGGCCCGGGTAAAAGCGCGTTCCCGCCTCCCGCACGTTTCAGGCCAGCGCGAACTCTGCATTCGGTCTTGCCCCCATGCGAGCAATGACGGAGGCCGCCGCCGCATGACCTGCCTGCGCACAAGCAATCAAATCACGCCCGCGCGTGTAAAAAGCGAGGAACCCGCCAGCAAAAGCATCGCCCGCCCCGGTGGAATCCACGAGTTTGACGGGATGGGTCGGGATGGTGGTCACATTTTTACCTTCAATGATGACGGCGCCCTGCTCCGACCTGGTGATCACCGCCAACATGGCGTCATCCGCAACATGACGGATGGCTTCGTCAAAATCCTGCGTCTCATAAAGCGCGCATATCTCTGCCTCATTGGCAAAAACAATATCGATATGATGACGGATCAGCTCCAGAAACGCTGCCCGATGCCGATCGACGCAGAAAGAGTCGGAGAGAGTCAACGCCACCTTCCGCCCCGCTTTATGCGCCATGGAAGCCGCTTCCCGGAAAGCGGATTGCGCTTCGGCCTTATCAAAAAGATATCCCTCCATATAGAGAATGGATGCGGAGATGATGAATGCCTCATCGAGATCGTCACGATTGAATAAAGTGCTGATGCCGAGATAAGTATGCATTGTCCTCTGCCCATCCGGCGTGACGAGGATGATGCAACGCGCCGTGGGCATGGCTGCATTTCCGATGGGTTCCGAGGGGAAGCTGATTCCCTGGCCCCGCAATTCCGCAATATATTGGCGCCCCGCCGCATCGGCGGCGACCTTCCCCAGATAACCGACACGTGCACCGATGCGATGCGCCACAACGGCCGTATTTGCCGCAGAGCCACCGCCCATAACTTCCTTCGGCGTGATCATCGATTCAATATGTGCCGCCTCTTCCGCATCGACGAGCATCATCGCCCCCGGCGTTGCACCTAAAAGCGACAATGTCTCAGGAGAAACAGGGGCGAGAATATCGACGATGGCATTACCGATACAAAGCAGATCAAGGGCGGCTTTTGACATGAGAACTCCGATGACATGACAGGGGCAGCCGGGACGCCTCCCTTATTATGGTAACGACATCATAAAGATTTTTGTGGATCATGCCAGTAATGACAGATCTTAACCCGACCTTCATCGCCGTCATGAATAAAGTTTGAGTGGTTATGAGGAAACTCATAGCCGCCTCAACTTTTTAACATTATGATTTCGGGAGTTCGCTGCCGCCCTCCTGCAATATACGTAGCCCGCGCCGCGAAACTAAACCGTCAAACTGCCGACGCTTCGTGGAGGTTTTTCGACCCCGACATGCGATATTGAGGAGGTGAGCATGTTTAAAAAACGTAAGACCGAAACAACGGACAAACAGGAGACCCCCGAAAAGGAAACTGGAGCAGCCGAAATCAAGGCGCCCACCCCCCCCGCCGCAGGACCGTGTCGCGCCTGTGAATAAGCCATCCACCTTTACCCCACCCCTTATGAAGGAAGCCTCATCCATGTCCCGCAGCCCATTTGCCGCTCCCACTGGTCAAAATGCGACGACCCGCCCCATCCCCGGCACGCTTGGCGTGCAGCAATCAGGTGACAAGGCTGAGCGACGCACCCTTGTTGTTGGTCGCGGCATTTCGGTGCAGGGCACTGTGCAGGATGCTGAGAGACTTGTCGTTGAAGGCACAGTTGAGGCCAACATGCTCCAGGCGAAGGAGCTTTACGTCGCGCAGGGCGGCGTCCTCCGTGGTGAAGTCGAGGTTGAAGACGCGGAACTGGCCGGTGAAATTGACGGCACCCTGACCGTGAAGGGCAATCTGACCGTCCGCGCGACCGGCCGACTGATCGGCAAAACCCGCTGCAAGCGTCTTCAGGTTGAAGAAGGCGGTCAGATCTCCGGCCATCTGGAAATGATCCTTGA
This DNA window, taken from Acetobacteraceae bacterium, encodes the following:
- the typA gene encoding translational GTPase TypA, with amino-acid sequence MDIRNIAIIAHVDHGKTTLVDQLLKQSGSFRENQHVAERAMDSNDLERERGITILAKCTSVVWQDIRINIIDTPGHADFGGEVERILSMVDGAIILVDAAEGALPQTKFVLGKALARGLRPIVVVNKIDRSDARPDEVHEEIFDLFAALGADEHQLDFPMLYASGRQGWADDVMDGPRKDLSPLFDLVLRHVSSPGLDKEAPFGMVATILESDNFLGRILTGRIEQGRARMNMPVRVLRPDGKVIESGRLTKLLSFRGLERVPVDEAEAGDIIAVAGLSEATIPDTIADPALESPLPSTPVDPPTLSMTFRINDGPLGGREGKKVTSRQIRDRLFEETEGNVAIKVTESPESEAFEVAGRGELQLGVLIETMRREGFELTIGRPRVLYRTNEETGEREEPFEEVLVDVDEPYSGVVVEKMSLRKGVMQDMRPSGGGKQRLTFLIPSRGLIGYHGEFLTDTRGTGIMNRLFAGYRPHAGNIEGRRNGSLISAEDGATTAYALFSLQDRGTLFVEAGEKIYLGMVLGEHSRENDLEVNAVREKKLTNIRAAGKDDALLLTPPRRMSLEQAIAYIEDDELVEVTPSAIRLRKRYLDPHERKRMAKSTSSN
- a CDS encoding adenosine kinase — protein: MSKAALDLLCIGNAIVDILAPVSPETLSLLGATPGAMMLVDAEEAAHIESMITPKEVMGGGSAANTAVVAHRIGARVGYLGKVAADAAGRQYIAELRGQGISFPSEPIGNAAMPTARCIILVTPDGQRTMHTYLGISTLFNRDDLDEAFIISASILYMEGYLFDKAEAQSAFREAASMAHKAGRKVALTLSDSFCVDRHRAAFLELIRHHIDIVFANEAEICALYETQDFDEAIRHVADDAMLAVITRSEQGAVIIEGKNVTTIPTHPVKLVDSTGAGDAFAGGFLAFYTRGRDLIACAQAGHAAAASVIARMGARPNAEFALA
- a CDS encoding D-amino acid dehydrogenase produces the protein MKILILGAGVVGVTTAWYLAEEGHDVAIIDRQPGVAMETSFGNAGQISPGYSTPWAMPGLPLKAARWLLQKESPLVIRPGALTPLGLRFMMQVLDNCTHHAYDINKGRMLRIAEYSRDCLVKLREMTDIQYEGRQKGLIQLFRTQAQIDHAQEDMRLLAENGVPHDFLSTQEILTHEPGLEGARARLMGGLRLPGDESGDSFLFTKHLAEKAAARGVKFRFRVQIDALDAASDAIYGVRTSEGRLTADAYVLATGSYAPRFLKPLNIKIPVYPVKGYSLTAPITDPTCVPTATVNDETFKVAITRFDQRVRIGGTAELTGYRTQLSADRRATLERSFSELFGGADLRQATYWTGLRPCTPDGTPIIGPAGRYRNLWLNAGHGTLGWTMACGAGQLLAHRISGKKTEIPALDLSIDRYSA
- a CDS encoding polymer-forming cytoskeletal protein, producing the protein MNKPSTFTPPLMKEASSMSRSPFAAPTGQNATTRPIPGTLGVQQSGDKAERRTLVVGRGISVQGTVQDAERLVVEGTVEANMLQAKELYVAQGGVLRGEVEVEDAELAGEIDGTLTVKGNLTVRATGRLIGKTRCKRLQVEEGGQISGHLEMILDSAGPGAEKAEFTVADREKSPAV